A part of Halomarina litorea genomic DNA contains:
- a CDS encoding nucleotidyltransferase family protein encodes MDEPIPLVRPAEFPDAAPEEGASVWGVLLAAGTSSRYGDRNKLLERFDGEPLVRRAAESLAAAPLDGVVAVVGHQSSAVRDAVDGVVSDVCANEEYERGQSMSVRTGVEAVRDHGADAVVVALGDMPTVRPATVGLLVDAYERGVGTALAAAYEGRRGNPVLFDARHFDALAAVDGDVGGRGVLLASAGGALVATDDPGVVRDVDAPSDLDALE; translated from the coding sequence ATGGACGAACCCATCCCGCTCGTGCGGCCGGCCGAGTTCCCCGACGCCGCGCCGGAGGAGGGCGCGTCGGTCTGGGGCGTCCTCCTCGCCGCCGGGACGAGCAGTCGGTACGGCGACCGGAACAAACTGCTCGAACGGTTCGACGGGGAACCGCTGGTGCGGCGAGCGGCCGAATCGCTCGCCGCAGCGCCCCTCGACGGCGTCGTCGCGGTCGTCGGCCACCAGTCGTCCGCCGTCCGGGACGCCGTCGACGGCGTCGTCTCCGACGTGTGTGCCAACGAGGAGTACGAGCGAGGGCAGAGCATGTCGGTCCGCACCGGCGTCGAGGCCGTCCGCGACCACGGTGCCGACGCCGTCGTGGTCGCCCTCGGCGACATGCCGACGGTTCGGCCGGCCACCGTCGGACTGCTCGTCGACGCGTACGAACGCGGCGTCGGGACCGCCCTCGCCGCCGCGTACGAAGGGAGGCGGGGGAACCCGGTCCTCTTCGACGCCCGGCACTTCGATGCCCTCGCGGCCGTCGACGGGGACGTCGGTGGTCGGGGCGTGCTGCTGGCTTCGGCGGGGGGTGCCCTCGTCGCGACGGACGACCCGGGCGTCGTCCGCGACGTGGACGCCCCGTCCGACCTCGACGCCCTCGAATAA
- a CDS encoding molybdopterin molybdotransferase MoeA translates to MSHGHKDMCWRPAAVETVEEVRAAVLSAAGTESVGLDAVSGRVLAESIAAPRTLPASDRATMDGYAFDAAADYPLTVVHDEVYPEDDPPSIGAGEAVEIATGASLPPEANAVLKREESTVEGDQLTGPAIEAGTYTYERGSNVERGEVLFDRGERLSPKDAVFLGDLGHDSVEVRARLTVGVLATGTEIHEGRQSDLDSNMLAGLVRSWGHEATYEGTVPDEYDRVREAIADLAAEYDVVLTTGGTSVGHGDHVVRALSELGEVRFHRVRVRPGKPLALAELPDAVVFAVPGKPLGAHTVATLVVRPLFTGETALPTVEATCARDVELGPEGFEYAVPVTLDGDEAMPLGHVDSPLQVYEGTFDPSVLSSSTRATRADGFVLTRSALGGGEAVDVVPYPVVE, encoded by the coding sequence ATGAGCCACGGTCACAAGGACATGTGCTGGCGACCGGCCGCGGTCGAAACCGTCGAGGAGGTGCGGGCGGCCGTTCTCTCGGCGGCCGGGACGGAGTCCGTCGGTCTCGACGCCGTCTCGGGTCGCGTGCTCGCCGAGTCCATCGCCGCACCGCGGACCCTCCCCGCGTCCGACCGCGCGACGATGGACGGGTACGCCTTCGACGCCGCCGCCGACTACCCGCTCACCGTCGTCCACGACGAGGTGTACCCGGAGGACGACCCGCCGTCCATCGGCGCGGGCGAGGCGGTCGAAATCGCGACGGGGGCGAGTCTGCCGCCGGAGGCGAACGCCGTCCTCAAGCGGGAGGAGTCGACGGTCGAGGGCGACCAGTTGACGGGGCCGGCCATCGAGGCGGGCACCTACACCTACGAGCGGGGAAGCAACGTCGAACGGGGCGAGGTGCTGTTCGACCGCGGTGAGCGCCTCTCGCCGAAGGACGCGGTCTTCCTTGGCGACCTCGGGCACGACTCGGTTGAGGTCCGCGCCCGATTGACGGTCGGGGTTCTCGCGACCGGCACCGAGATTCACGAGGGCCGGCAGTCCGACCTCGACTCGAACATGCTCGCCGGTCTGGTCCGCTCGTGGGGCCACGAAGCGACGTACGAGGGGACCGTCCCCGACGAGTACGACCGCGTCCGCGAGGCCATCGCCGATCTCGCGGCGGAGTACGACGTCGTCCTGACGACCGGCGGGACGAGCGTCGGCCACGGGGACCACGTCGTCCGCGCGCTCTCGGAACTGGGCGAGGTCCGGTTCCACCGCGTCCGCGTCCGTCCCGGAAAACCGCTCGCCCTCGCGGAACTGCCCGACGCCGTCGTGTTCGCCGTCCCGGGGAAACCACTCGGCGCGCACACCGTCGCGACGCTCGTCGTCCGGCCGCTCTTCACCGGGGAGACGGCACTTCCGACGGTCGAGGCGACCTGCGCGCGGGACGTCGAACTGGGCCCCGAGGGGTTCGAGTACGCCGTCCCCGTCACGCTCGACGGCGACGAGGCGATGCCGCTCGGCCACGTCGACTCCCCGCTGCAGGTGTACGAGGGGACGTTCGACCCGAGCGTCCTCTCGTCGAGTACGCGCGCTACGCGGGCCGACGGGTTCGTCCTCACTCGTTCGGCGCTCGGCGGTGGCGAGGCCGTCGACGTCGTCCCCTACCCCGTCGTGGAGTGA